The DNA segment ACTACGATACCAAGAAATATAAGATTAGCAGAAGCACCTAGTTTTGGACTTCCAATATTATTATTTGATGATAAATGTAGAGGGGCTGAAGCTTATCAAAAACTTACTAAAGAATTTTTAAAGAGACAAAAGGTTAGAGCCTAAATAATAAAATATTAAACAAAGGATGGTTTAATACTGATAAGGAGGAAGAAGCTTGAGTAAAAAGTATGGATTAGGAAAAGGGTTAGGAGCTTTAATTCCAGAACAAGATTCTTCGGAAGTGGAGAATAAAGAGACTATATTAAAAATCCCTTTAAATTCAATAAAGGCTAATAAAGAACAGCCAAGAAAGAATTTTGATGGGGACAAAATAATGGAATTAGCTCAGTCTATAAAACAATATGGAATAATTCAGCCTTTGGTTTTAAAAAAAGAGGGTGAGAGTTATATAATAATAGCAGGAGAAAGACGTTGGAGAGCTGCTAAGGTTGTGGGAGTTAAAGAGGTTCCAGCTGTGGTTATGAATATGCCAGAAAAGGAAGTTCTAGAAGTATCTTTAATAGAGAATATACAAAGAGAGGATTTAAATCCAATAGAAGAAGCAAAGGCATATAAAAGATTAATTGAAGAATTTAATTTAACACAAAGCGATGTTTCTAGTAGAATAGGAAAGTCTAGAACTGCTATAGCAAATTGTATGAGACTTTTAAATCTAGATGAAAGAGTGCAACAATATCTTATAGACGAAGTTATATCAGAAGGGCATGGAAGAGCTTTATTATCTATTGAAGATAAAGATTTACAATATTCTTTAGCTCAAAAGGTTATTGATGAAAACTTAAGTGTTAGAGAAATAGAAAAGTTAATAAGAAATGCTTCTAAAAATGCAGAGCAGATAAAAAAAGAAGTAGCGGATGCAAATCCATACTACGAAGATATTAGAAATAGATTAGAAGGGTATTTTGGAACTAAGGTTTTTATAAAAAATAATAAAAATAATAAAGGGAAAATAGAAATAGAGTATTATTCAGAGGATGATCTTCAAAGAATAATAGATATTTTAAATATGCAATAATAGAGTTTAAAGAAAAAGTTGCAAATAATTATTATAATTAAAGTTAAAGCAATATTGATAATAGAAAATAATTTATATATAATTAAATGAAGCTCAAATTATATTACATAAAATATTAAAATGTTTCACGTGAAACAATAGCAGAAAGGAATGAGTTACTTGAATACAATATTTGAAAATTTATCAGCTTTTCAACCCTATATTATAGCTGGAATGGCAATTATAATATTTATATTATTTATAATGCTTATTATTTCATTTAAAGCTATAGGTAAATTAGAGAAAAGATTTAGAAAATTTACACGTGGAGTAGATAATAAAAATATAGAACAAGTTATTGAAAATTATTTTAATAAAATAGAAGAAAGCAGAGACAAAGTTGATTCTTTAGCTGAAAATTATAAGGTTTTAAACGAAAACTTAAAAAATTGTATACAGAAGACAGCTATAAAAAGATATAAAGCTTTTGAAAATGTAGGAAGTGATTTAAGTTTCTCAATAGCTTTACTTAATGAATACAACAGTGGAATGATTATAACAGGTATATATGGGAGACAAGATAGTGTAGTTTATGCAAAACCTATCGATAGAGGAATATCAAGATATGATTTATCTGAAGAAGAGGAAGAAGTTTTAAATATAGCTATTAATTAATAACAAAAGTAAAATTATTAAAAAGTACTTATAAAAACCTCCATTAAGGGAATAATACTCTTAGGGAGGTTTTTATTATGATTATATTTGTACCTAGCGATATGCAGTATATAAGCAATGAATTAAAAAATAGAGGGTACCAAGTAACTAATGATAAGGAAAAAGCTTGTGATATTATAATATGTGATTTGAAGAATCACGGTCTTATGGATACTAATTTAGAAAATAATTTAAAAGCTGAAGGTACTTTAATAATTGATTCTGGTAGAAAAACCATAGATGAAATTGATAGGATAATATTTAATAGAGTATATAGTTCTATATATTAGTAAAGGTAAGAATTTTACATTATAAATCTTTTTCTGTAAATATAACTTGAATTACTGTCATCTTAACTTTCTCATTTTTGATATATTTTAATTCAAAATTTGAAAGGCTTAAAATTAAAAATTAGAAATTTTTCTTAATTTAAAAATTAGAATTAAAAATAATTGATTAAAATTATAAATATTCGATACACAATTATAGATAAAATATGGAATTGCATATAAATTACTTTGTTCAAATACCCGTGCAAAAACTAATTAATAAATTAATTAAATATAAGGCAGAGTTACAAGGAATTAAAGCTAAATTTAAAGAAAAAAATTATACAAATAGTTGTAGTGATTTCGATTTAGAACCAATCCTCAAAAAATGCTATGACAAAAGTCGTAGAGTGGATAGTGGATTGTTCAAATGAAGTCTTGGATTCAATAGTAATGTAAAGGGCTCATTAATTATTAAGAAATAGGAAAAATGTATTCACGAAATAATTCAAACTTACATCTTTCAATTTGGTATTAGTATTTAATGTATAATTATATGTTAGGAATTCAAAATTTCTTCATAGATATAAATAGAAATATATATTCTAATAAATTAATTATTTTAATTACGTATTTAAAAATGTTTCACGTGAAACATCTTTAAAGTTTATTTTGCGAAATCTTCTAAGGATTCTTTACGTAGTTTCGGGCCACCTATTGTTTTTAAAATAGAGTGGTACAAGCCTTTTGAAATTATATCAGCTAGATTCATAACTGTGTACAATCTAGTATTTTGAAGTACTAAAAACTCTAAGTTACCAGAGATGTTCACTATACCCTTTATACTTACATTACCAACAGGTGGAAGATTCTTGTTTAACGCAGCACCGGGCAGTAATGGACCTTTTTCAACGATAACATTTCCTACATTAGAGATAGCACCTAAAGAAGCATCTATAGCTATTATAAAAGGATCTTGTAAAGTATCTTTAATATCCTTAAGATTTTTACTTAAATTTTTGGCATGAACGGGCTTTTCTAAATTACCGTATAAAGCAACTTTGTCTCTTACTAAAAATTTTAATTTATCTCCTACTAATGGACCCAAGGAGTCTCCAGTGGATCTATCAGTTCCAATGCACAAAATAGCAATTTGTTTTTGTGAATTTAAAGCATAGGTTATTTGTTCACTTAATATATCTCTTAATTTAAATATACAACTTTTTTCGGATGTATCTAAAATAATTTTATTATTCATAAAAAACACCTCCCCTTCTAATTATTAACAAAGGACAGGTGTTATATACTATAAAACTTCAACTTTTTTTAATATATTATAGAAAACAACTAAAAATATACAGAAAAACATTCCACTTATGCCATTAGCTTTAAGACCAATAAATATGGCGGCTAATACAGCTACAGGATGAAGACCTAGGGACGAAGAAACTATTTTTGGTTCTATTATCTGTCTTATAACAGAAACAATCCCATATAGAATTAATATTCCAACTGCTGCAATATAATTTTTAGAAAGAAAATATATTATGGCTAGTGGTATATAAATAGCTCCTATGCCTAACACTGGTAATAGATCAAAAATTCCGCAAAGAATACTTAAAAGTACAGCATACTTAACTTTAAATACTAAAAAACCAATGAGAGTTTCTAAAAATGTTATAGATATTATAAGTAAGTAGGACGCCATATAATTTGATAACATTTTTTTAGATTCTAGTACTATATTGTATAACCTATTTAATTTGCTTTCAGGTAAAAGATTAAATATTTTATCTTTTGCAGCGGAAAGATCTTTAGTAAAAAAGTAAGTTGAAAGTAAAGTAAATAATATTACCATAATAGTGTAAGGTATTTTAGTTAGAAAGATTAAAAATAAAGATAGAGCTTTTTTAGTAAATTCCATCGTAAGATTAAGGCTTTTAGATGTAAAACTTGAAAGATTTTTTTCTATAGTAGATATTATAGAAGGATCTAAATGTTGATAGTTGGTTTCTAAATTATTAAAAAAGCCCATTATCTCATCTGAATTTTTAGTAATATAAGTTTGTATATTTTTGCCTAGTTGAATGCTTTCTGATGTAAGGGAAGTAATGCCTAAAGAAAGTAACGTTATAATTATGGCAAAAAATATTACAGTAACTATTAAAGAAGAAATCCAAGATTTTATTTTAAATTTTTTGATTAAAAATTTTACGGGTTTTTGTAATAAAATAGCAAATAAAATACCCAGTACAAAGGGAAGCGTATAGCCTATGGTTGAGAAAAAGAGTATAAAAACAAGGGTATATATTACTATAAATAGAATAGTCCTATCTAATCTTTCAAGTAAGTTATCCAAGTTATCACATCCTTTTTATAACTTTATTTATACAACTTAAAGCATAGTCTACATCCTTTTCATCATTAAATAGACCAAAACTGAATCTAATAGTTCCACTAGGGTAAGTACCTATAGTTTTGTGAGCTAAAGGTGCACAGTGTAAACCAGTTCTTGTAATTATACCGAACTCACTATCTAATATAAATCCTAATTCTGCATTATCTATTTTTGAAGAATTTATAGATATTGTGGAGGTTCTTGAAGAAACATCCCTAACGCCATAAACTTCTACAGTATCTATATTTAACAAGCCGTTTATAAACTTTTGGCATAAATCTTCTTCATACTCTCTTATGTATTTAAGTCCTTTTTGATTTATAAAATTAATTCCTGCAAGAAGTCCAGCTATACCAGGGGTGTTCATAGTTCCACTTTCAAATTTGTCAGGTAAAAAATCTGGTTGTATTACATTAGAAGATACGCTTCCAGTACCACCCTCTATAAAAGGTTTTGTGATCTCATTAAGTTTATCATCTATAATAAAACCACCTATACCTTGAGGTCCTAATAAACTTTTATGTCCTGTAAAAGTTAATGCATTACAATTTAACTTTTCAAAATCTAAATCTAAAACTCCGGCAGTTTGGGCTGAGTCTATTATTAAGTAAATGCCCTTTTCTTTACATATACGTCCTATTTCTTCAAGGGGTTGAATAGTTCCTATTATATTGGAAGCATGTGATAAAACAACTAATTTAGTATTATTCTTTATAGAGTTTTTAAAATTATCTACATTAATAACGCCTTCCTTAGAGCAATCTAATATAGTAAGTTCGATTATTCCCTTTTCTTCAAGAGAACAAAGGGGCCTTAAAGAAGCGTTGTGGTCCATTGATGATGTTATTACATGCCAGCCTTTTTCAACTACACCCTTTATTAAAGTGTTCAAGGATTGAGTAATATTTGAGGTGAAAATTACATTTTCTATATTAGAAAAATTAAAAAAATTTGCCAGTGCTTCGCGACATTGAAAAACAACCCTATTTCCAGCTAAAGAAGAGGATGAGGCTCCTCTACCAGGATTAGAACCAACTTGTGTCATATATGTCATAATAGAAGATACTACAGTATCTGGTTTTGGAAAAGTTGTAGCTGCATTATCTAAATAAACTTTCATTTAAAAAACCTCCATTAATATAAATAAGTATTTGATATATAAATAGTAAATAAAGAATCTATTTGAATTTACAATAAACATTTGAATATGTATAAAAAATATAACCAAGTTAAAAATCTTTGATATAATGAAAATTGAAGATTTAATGATAAGTATATTACAATTATAGTTTATAATCTGAATTAAGTACAATAGGATTAGTAATATTTCAAATAATATGTTTATATTTTAGGAGGGTTATTATGGCAAAGATAATAGATTGTAAGGGAATGAATTGTCCAATACCAGTTGTAAGTACAAAAAAATATTTTGATTCTATAGAAAGTGGAACAGCTACTACTATAGTGGACAATGAAGTTGCTAAAAATAATGTAATTAAATTTGCACAAAACAATGGATTTGAAGCTAATGCAGAAGAAAAAGAAGGACTTTATTATGTAAACATAGTAAAAGGAGAAGGTTCTACTGATTGTAAAGAGGAAAACAAAGAAAATAAAAATGCTAAATTTACAATAGCTATAATGGATAATAAATTAGGAAATGGACATGAAGATTTAGGAAATATATTAATAAAAAGTTATTTGTTTGCACTTTCAGAAGCTGATGTGATTCCTACAGATTTAATATTTGTAAATGCTGGAGTAAAGTTAACAGTGGAAGGATCTGAAGTATTAGAGAGTTTAAGCAAATTAAAGGAAAGAGGAGTTAAAATTCAAGTGTGTGGAACATGTCTTGATTTCTA comes from the Haloimpatiens massiliensis genome and includes:
- a CDS encoding ParB/RepB/Spo0J family partition protein; translation: MSKKYGLGKGLGALIPEQDSSEVENKETILKIPLNSIKANKEQPRKNFDGDKIMELAQSIKQYGIIQPLVLKKEGESYIIIAGERRWRAAKVVGVKEVPAVVMNMPEKEVLEVSLIENIQREDLNPIEEAKAYKRLIEEFNLTQSDVSSRIGKSRTAIANCMRLLNLDERVQQYLIDEVISEGHGRALLSIEDKDLQYSLAQKVIDENLSVREIEKLIRNASKNAEQIKKEVADANPYYEDIRNRLEGYFGTKVFIKNNKNNKGKIEIEYYSEDDLQRIIDILNMQ
- a CDS encoding aminotransferase class V-fold PLP-dependent enzyme, with the protein product MKVYLDNAATTFPKPDTVVSSIMTYMTQVGSNPGRGASSSSLAGNRVVFQCREALANFFNFSNIENVIFTSNITQSLNTLIKGVVEKGWHVITSSMDHNASLRPLCSLEEKGIIELTILDCSKEGVINVDNFKNSIKNNTKLVVLSHASNIIGTIQPLEEIGRICKEKGIYLIIDSAQTAGVLDLDFEKLNCNALTFTGHKSLLGPQGIGGFIIDDKLNEITKPFIEGGTGSVSSNVIQPDFLPDKFESGTMNTPGIAGLLAGINFINQKGLKYIREYEEDLCQKFINGLLNIDTVEVYGVRDVSSRTSTISINSSKIDNAELGFILDSEFGIITRTGLHCAPLAHKTIGTYPSGTIRFSFGLFNDEKDVDYALSCINKVIKRM
- the ytvI gene encoding sporulation integral membrane protein YtvI; translated protein: MDNLLERLDRTILFIVIYTLVFILFFSTIGYTLPFVLGILFAILLQKPVKFLIKKFKIKSWISSLIVTVIFFAIIITLLSLGITSLTSESIQLGKNIQTYITKNSDEIMGFFNNLETNYQHLDPSIISTIEKNLSSFTSKSLNLTMEFTKKALSLFLIFLTKIPYTIMVILFTLLSTYFFTKDLSAAKDKIFNLLPESKLNRLYNIVLESKKMLSNYMASYLLIISITFLETLIGFLVFKVKYAVLLSILCGIFDLLPVLGIGAIYIPLAIIYFLSKNYIAAVGILILYGIVSVIRQIIEPKIVSSSLGLHPVAVLAAIFIGLKANGISGMFFCIFLVVFYNILKKVEVL
- the yyaC gene encoding spore protease YyaC — protein: MNNKIILDTSEKSCIFKLRDILSEQITYALNSQKQIAILCIGTDRSTGDSLGPLVGDKLKFLVRDKVALYGNLEKPVHAKNLSKNLKDIKDTLQDPFIIAIDASLGAISNVGNVIVEKGPLLPGAALNKNLPPVGNVSIKGIVNISGNLEFLVLQNTRLYTVMNLADIISKGLYHSILKTIGGPKLRKESLEDFAK
- the yedF gene encoding sulfurtransferase-like selenium metabolism protein YedF, with protein sequence MAKIIDCKGMNCPIPVVSTKKYFDSIESGTATTIVDNEVAKNNVIKFAQNNGFEANAEEKEGLYYVNIVKGEGSTDCKEENKENKNAKFTIAIMDNKLGNGHEDLGNILIKSYLFALSEADVIPTDLIFVNAGVKLTVEGSEVLESLSKLKERGVKIQVCGTCLDFYKIKEQLKIGEISNMYSIVETMNTSDKIVKL
- a CDS encoding YkuS family protein codes for the protein MIIFVPSDMQYISNELKNRGYQVTNDKEKACDIIICDLKNHGLMDTNLENNLKAEGTLIIDSGRKTIDEIDRIIFNRVYSSIY
- a CDS encoding DUF4446 family protein, with amino-acid sequence MNTIFENLSAFQPYIIAGMAIIIFILFIMLIISFKAIGKLEKRFRKFTRGVDNKNIEQVIENYFNKIEESRDKVDSLAENYKVLNENLKNCIQKTAIKRYKAFENVGSDLSFSIALLNEYNSGMIITGIYGRQDSVVYAKPIDRGISRYDLSEEEEEVLNIAIN